The genomic interval GCTTTACCTTGCAGAGAGAGCTGTCTCGCATTTATAGGTTGAGCCCAGACGGAGCCGCATCCCCGACCTTATATAATCTCTAATTCCGCCTCCCAGCGGATATTTCCTGTACAGGACAAACGCTTGCAACTGGACTTTTTAGGCGATCTTCAACGTACACATACCTGCGGGGCATTGCGCGCCGCAGATGCTGACAAGGAAGTTGTGCTCATGGGTTGGGTCAACCGCCGCCGCGACCTGGGCAACCTCATCTTCATTGATATCCGCGACCGTAGCGGTGTGAGCCAGGTGGTCTTTAACCACGAGGCCAACGCTGCGCTGCACGAGAAGGCGTCCGGGCTGCGCTCGGAGTACGTCATTGCGGTGCTGGGCAAAGTGAAGCAGCGCGATCCCAGCACCTACAACAAAAATATCCCTACCGGTGAAGTCGAAGTTGTGGCGCGCGAGCTTCGCCTGTTGAACGAATCCAAGGTTCTGCCTTTTCTTCCCGGCGAGCCCGATGCGGCCCAATTACCTAACGAAGAGGTCCGCCTGAAGTACCGCTATCTCGACCTGCGCCGCACGCCCATGCAAGCCAACATCGAGTTGCGGCACAAGGTCGCGCTGGCCATCCGCAATCATCTGGCCGGGCTGGGTTTTTACGAAATCGAGACGCCGTTTATGACGCGCTCCACGCCTGAGGGCGCGCGCGACTATCTGGTGCCCAGCCGGGTCTATCCCGGGTCGTTCTATGCGCTGCCGCAATCGCCGCAGTTGTTTAAGCAGATCCTGATGATCTCGGGCTTCGACAAATATTTCCAGATCGTGCGCTGCTTCCGTGACGAAGACCTGCGCGCCGACCGCCAACCCGAGTTCACCCAGATTGACCTGGAGATGACCTTCCCGCAGCAGGAACGCGTCTTCGAAGTTGTAGAAGGATTCTTGAAGGCCGCTTTTAAGGCTGCGGGCATTGACCTGCCCACGCCTTTCCAGCGCATGACCTATGACGAGGCTATCCGCCTCTACGGCATTGATAAGCCCGACCTGCGCCTGCCTGCCATGACCGATGTAAAGCAATGCTTCACGCCGGAGATGATGCAGACGCTCGATATTGCAGACGAATTGCCGGTCGTGGCCATTCGCATCCCATCGGTGGGCGAGCTTTCGCGCAAAGACCGTGAGACGGCGCGCGAAAAGCTTTGGGGCGGACACGTGAATCTCCATCTATTCGACGACCTGAAGCGGCTCGATAAGTCGTTTGCAGGTGTTGAAGAAAAACTGCGCTCCGCAGCGAAGGGTTCTTCCGGTGATCTTGTTGTCGTGGTTGCCGGTAGAAAGTCCGCTGTTCAGGAACTCAGCACTGCTGGCGTGCTGAAGACCGCCGGAGCATTTCGCCTGCGGCTGGCAGAAGAATACGCCGACCGCCACAAGGCGTTTGCCGGTGATCTCAAAGACCCCAAGTCCTATCATCTGCTGTGGGTCACCGATTTCCCCATGTTTGAGTGGGAGGAGGAAAGCCAGCGCTGGATGCCGGCGCATCATCCCTTTACCTCGCCGCACGAGCGCGACATGGAAAAAGTTCTGGCGCATAAGGATCTCGGTTCGGTGCGCGCCCTGGCCTACGACGTTGTCATGAACGGCACCGAGCTGGGCTCGGGCTCCATCCGTATTCACCGCCAGGACGTACAGAAGCAAATCTTCAGTGCGCTGGGCATGAGCGAGGAAGAGGCCAAATCACGCTTCGGCTTTTTCCTTGAAGCGCTGGAGTACGGCACGCCTCCGCACGGGGGGATCGCACTGGGCTTGGATCGCATAGTCATGATTCTGGCCGGAGCCGAGAGTTTGCGTGAAGTTATCCCATTCCCAAAAACAGCCAAGGCGGTAGACATGATGGTGGACGCGCCTACTCCGGTCAGCGATGCGCAGTTACGAGAGCTGGGGATCAAGGTGAAAAACTGAACCTTGCTTATTTTCCTCATTCGGCGGTTGCTGCAGCACCTGCAGCCGAATAAGACGGCAAAGATTTCTCTTGTCTGTTACTCATGCATCGTTGTCCCCTGCATGATCATAGACAGGATGCGCCTCGGAATATTGATAACTGCAACTTTCTCCCTGATGTTTCTATTGTTAGGTTTTTTGGCATTCCCGGCGCGTATGCCTGAATTCCAATTCAACCTTCCCGGGCGGGAAGGAGATGCCCCGGAAGAGGATCAAGTTACAAGCCTTTCTAATCTTCGGATCGAGGCCAGCGCATTTCCACAGTATTTTCATGGAGAGGTGCTGGTGCGAAGCTGGTCTCTCGTAGCAGCCTTGTGGTTGGTGTCGCTTGCGGCGGTGATTCTGCTGCTCTCTCCAATTTCATTTGAAAAACTGCTGAGATCAGATCTTGGGTTTTGGTCGTTAGTGCTTCCGGTGATGGGCGGAGCCATACTTTTAGGTTCCGCTGCGACCTGGTGTCATGAACGATGGTTCCTGCGGCGAGCGCTATTAACTCTTGGTCTTGTACAAAGCATCACGGCGACTGCCAACGGCCGGCTGCTGATTCGTTATGAGTTCCTTGACCAAAGCCGCGAACGCAGAGGTGGAATGGAGTACGATCTGAGCGGCCATCAACCAGAGCCGCTGGTGTTCGTGCTGTACAGTAGCCGTAACCCAGACAAGAACCGTTCTGCACGTGGATTATTTTTCCATAGGTTTGACATTAAAAAACAAGGGTCTACGCTGAAAACAACTGAAACATAGGCTACATGCCGCATGAAACGCCTGCCCATAGACTCCCGCGCCATCCGCTCTGCGGCATACGATACAGAGCTGCTGATTCTTGAAATCGAATTCACCAACGGGAGCATTTACCACTACTACCGCGTGCCGCCTGCAACCTATCAGCAATTCTGTGACGCCGATTCCAAGGGAACCTTTGTCAATCAAAGCATCAAGCCCAATTTCGAATACCGGGAAATCCGCAAGCCTGCTCGTTGAAACAATCGCCACTGGTTTCCTCAGCGTTTACAATCAATCACAAGATGGCGCGCATTCATGTTCTGCCTGAGCACGTTGCCAACAAGATTGCCGCAGGTGAAGTGGTGGAACGCCCGGCCTCGGTGGTCAAGGAGTTGCTCGAGAACTCGCTCGATGCCGGCGCGCGCCGCATCAAGGTGCAGGTTGAGGCGGGCGGCAGAAAGCTGATTCAGATCACCGACGACGGCTGCGGCATGGTACGCGACGATGCCTTGCTGGCCTTTGAACGCCATGCCACCTCCAAGATCAAGAATGCTGACGATTTGTTGAATATTGCGACCCTCGGCTTCCGCGGCGAGGCGCTGCCTTCCATCGCCTCAGTGTCGCGGCTGCTGCTGGAAACCCGCGCCGCCGATGAGAGCAGCGGAACGCTCATTGAAATTAACGGTGGCAAGATGCAGCGCGTGGAAGATGCCGGACTGCCATCCGGTACCACCATCACCGTCCGCGATCTGTTCTTCAACATTCCAGCCCGCCGTAAATTTCTGAAAGCCGAGTCCACCGAGCTCTCGCATATTGCCTCGCTGGTCACGCACTATGCGCTGGCGCATCCCGAGATGCACTTTGAATTGCATTCCATGTCGAATGCCATGCTGGTGGCGCCGCCGGTTGCCGGGCACTCTGAGCGGGTCTTTCAGGTTTTTGGGAAAGAGATTCTCGATCAGCTTATCCCGGTTTCGGCAGAGCTACGGCTGGAGCATGTTGGCCTGCCCCAACCTCCGCCCTGGAAGCGCGACGAAGATTATCAGGCGCCCGTTCCAGGGGAGCTTAAGTTGCATGGATTTGTAAGCAAACCTGAGGTTCAGAAGCTCAATCGCAATTCGATTTTTATTTTTGTGAATCGGCGGTTGATTCGTGACCGCGTGGTGCAGCACGCTATCACCGAGGCCTACCGCAACGTTATCCCGCCGACGGTTTTTCCTGTAGTTCTGCTCTTCCTGGAGCTGCCCGGCGAAGAGGTGGATGTGAACGTGCATCCTTCCAAGACCGAGGTCCGCTTCCGGCAGGGTTCGACCGTGCATGATTTTATACGCGACTCGCTGCGGGCGGCCCTGATGCAGGCCCGGCCTGTGCCGCAGTTCACGCGCGAGATTCATACCCAGCCAACGGCACGCCAGGCGCTTACGCAGGGTATTGCTCCTGCCGGTTCAGAATCGGACCTCGCCGCGAATGCCGAGACCGCCCAGAGCAGCGATTTTGTCTTACAAGCGCCCACTCTGCCACCGCGCAATGAGAGTTTTTCATTTCAAGAAGGGATCTCGATTGACGCCAATGCGGCAGCGTCAATGTTGGCGCCTGGACCGGCGGGGCTGGTTTTGGAGACGCGCAACGGATCTTCATGGTGTAGCGGTATTGCTGTTACAGAGAGAGAAGTCGCGCCGGGCCAGAACGAAGGGCCTATTGCTCTGGGGAATCTCAAGCCCCTGGGCCAGATTCGTGATTCGTTTATCATTGCCGCCGATCCCAGCGGTCTGTGGATTATTGACCAGCACGTCGCGCACGAGCGCGTGCTCTTTGAGCGCATCCTGCGGCAGCGGGAGACGCGGCACGTGGAGAGCCAGCGCCTGCTGATGCCGCTGATTGTGGAGCTTACTGCAGGCCAGCAGGCGGTTTTTGCCGAGATCAGCGATGAACTTCGGCGCAACGGATTTGAAGTCGAGCCTTTCGGCGCAGGGACAATCGCCGTGAAGGCTGCGCCCGGCGGGATTGATCCTGCCGACGTCGAGCGCCTGCTGCACGAGCTGCTTGATCACTTGGAAAAAGAGGATCAATCCATCAATTTGGAAAAGTTGCGCGGCGAAATTGCGGCTTCCATCGCCTGCCACGCTGCCATCAAAGTGAACATGCCCCTGGAGCACTCCAAGATGGAGTGGCTCATCTCTGAATTGAGCAAGACACAGTGTCCTATGTCTTGTCCACACGGACGTCCGGTAGTACTGCGGTATTCTGTAAGGGACATCCAAAAGGCATTCAAAAGGATTTAGGGTAGAGACGTAGCTTGCTACGTCTCCTGATTAACCGGCAACTGAGAACCGAGAACTACTAATGACTGAAGTCGAAATCCAAGAGCAACGCCGAAGCAAGTGGCGCATTGGGCGTCCTGCTCGCACGCTGGAAGATGCTGCTGAATTCGTGAATTCGGTAGGGCTCTGTCTTGTGCACCCGGTCCGCCCCCCGCTCTTGGCGCCGACGTTTTTGGGGGCATACACCGGCAGCGACCAGGATTTGCCGACTGCGCAGCAGGCATACAAAGATCCCCGCGTGGCCGAAGCGCGCGAACTGATGGTGCGTCTTTTGCGCCAGCGCCTGGCCTATGAGGTCAACATTGCGGGTGAGGGAACTCTCTTGCTTTCGGCGCAGACCTTCCCCTATTTTTATGCGCTGGTGGGCGACCGCAATCCCAGGAAAGATTTGAAAGACGATGCTGCCGGGCGGAGTAATTCTCCGCTGACCCAGGATGCCTTCATGGTAATTCAGCGCGAGGGGCCGATTTCCTGGCGTCGGCTGGGAGAGGTTCTGGGCGGCGCTCCTTCAGAGGCGGCGCTCGATCGCTCGCTGATGGAGCTATGGTCGCGCCTGCGCATTACCCGCGTGGATTACCGCCCCGAAGAGGGTGTTCTGTGGGACGT from Terriglobales bacterium carries:
- a CDS encoding KTSC domain-containing protein; this encodes MKRLPIDSRAIRSAAYDTELLILEIEFTNGSIYHYYRVPPATYQQFCDADSKGTFVNQSIKPNFEYREIRKPAR
- the mutL gene encoding DNA mismatch repair endonuclease MutL, with amino-acid sequence MKQSPLVSSAFTINHKMARIHVLPEHVANKIAAGEVVERPASVVKELLENSLDAGARRIKVQVEAGGRKLIQITDDGCGMVRDDALLAFERHATSKIKNADDLLNIATLGFRGEALPSIASVSRLLLETRAADESSGTLIEINGGKMQRVEDAGLPSGTTITVRDLFFNIPARRKFLKAESTELSHIASLVTHYALAHPEMHFELHSMSNAMLVAPPVAGHSERVFQVFGKEILDQLIPVSAELRLEHVGLPQPPPWKRDEDYQAPVPGELKLHGFVSKPEVQKLNRNSIFIFVNRRLIRDRVVQHAITEAYRNVIPPTVFPVVLLFLELPGEEVDVNVHPSKTEVRFRQGSTVHDFIRDSLRAALMQARPVPQFTREIHTQPTARQALTQGIAPAGSESDLAANAETAQSSDFVLQAPTLPPRNESFSFQEGISIDANAAASMLAPGPAGLVLETRNGSSWCSGIAVTEREVAPGQNEGPIALGNLKPLGQIRDSFIIAADPSGLWIIDQHVAHERVLFERILRQRETRHVESQRLLMPLIVELTAGQQAVFAEISDELRRNGFEVEPFGAGTIAVKAAPGGIDPADVERLLHELLDHLEKEDQSINLEKLRGEIAASIACHAAIKVNMPLEHSKMEWLISELSKTQCPMSCPHGRPVVLRYSVRDIQKAFKRI
- the aspS gene encoding aspartate--tRNA ligase → MQLDFLGDLQRTHTCGALRAADADKEVVLMGWVNRRRDLGNLIFIDIRDRSGVSQVVFNHEANAALHEKASGLRSEYVIAVLGKVKQRDPSTYNKNIPTGEVEVVARELRLLNESKVLPFLPGEPDAAQLPNEEVRLKYRYLDLRRTPMQANIELRHKVALAIRNHLAGLGFYEIETPFMTRSTPEGARDYLVPSRVYPGSFYALPQSPQLFKQILMISGFDKYFQIVRCFRDEDLRADRQPEFTQIDLEMTFPQQERVFEVVEGFLKAAFKAAGIDLPTPFQRMTYDEAIRLYGIDKPDLRLPAMTDVKQCFTPEMMQTLDIADELPVVAIRIPSVGELSRKDRETAREKLWGGHVNLHLFDDLKRLDKSFAGVEEKLRSAAKGSSGDLVVVVAGRKSAVQELSTAGVLKTAGAFRLRLAEEYADRHKAFAGDLKDPKSYHLLWVTDFPMFEWEEESQRWMPAHHPFTSPHERDMEKVLAHKDLGSVRALAYDVVMNGTELGSGSIRIHRQDVQKQIFSALGMSEEEAKSRFGFFLEALEYGTPPHGGIALGLDRIVMILAGAESLREVIPFPKTAKAVDMMVDAPTPVSDAQLRELGIKVKN